Genomic DNA from Bacillota bacterium:
ACGTTGCGGGGACACACCTGCTCGACGAGACGACCGGGGATTACAATATCCCATACGTTCAACGGTATCTGGAGGACGTTCCTGTGGCACTGGTCAACCTTTCCTACCGGGAGCAGGGTTTTATCGTTGTTCCCGGGAACCCGAAGGGAGTGCGGGACTTCGCGGACCTGGTCAGGGAAGGCGTGCGCTTTGTCAACCGTCAGCGGGGGGCCGGTACCCGGGTGCTGCTGGACTTCAATCTTCAGCGTACGGGAATAGATGTCCGGCGGATTGAAGGGTACGCAAGGGAGGAATACACCCACCTGGCGGTGGCGGCGGCGGTTGCGGGCGGCACAGCGGATACCGGGCTCGGGATCAGGGCGGCCGCGGTGGCGCTGGGTCTCGATTTTGTCCCTGTTGCCGAGGAGCGGTACGATCTTTGCGTCCTGCGCGAGTACTGGGATGGTAAGATAGGTGAACAACTGCGGGAGGTCCTGTTAGACCCTGAGTTTCAGGCGGCGGTACTCGCCCGCGGGGGATACGACCTGCGTGACTGCGGGAAGGTTCTATACACACAGGGGCGGAATTAAGTCCCTGTGTCATAGTCAAGTCCTCGGTCCGGGAAAAAAGTCACGAGTCGCGGGTTAGATTCCGGATTCCAGGTTCCGCATTCTACCTTCTACATTCTATATTCTGTCTTTGTACTTTGTCCCCTAACCTTGAACCTTGAACGGTGAACCTTAAAGAAGTTCACCATGCGGTTAGGAGCCGCTCCATCAGAAGAATATAAATTAGAAGACCCGTAAGCTTAAAACTTAGAAGTATTATTGTAACTTGTACGGAGCGCAACGAGAAGTAATGCAGGGCAATGAAGACCGGGGAGACGAACCGGAGCGTACTGATTGCGTACGTGAGGATTCGGCTCACCGGGCTGACGCAGCAATGCGTTGCTTATCGTTGTGCCCCTCGAAAGAAGCACTATTTTTAAGGAGGACGGTTATGGAACTCACACATATAGACGCCGAAGGGAAGGCGCGGATGGTCGGGGTCGACGAAAAACCGGAAACCTTGCGGGAAGCGGTTGCGTGCGGCGCCTTACGTGTGGAACCCGAAACGCTCCGTCTGATCTCCGCCGGGGAGATTCCCAAAGGAGATGTTATAGCCGTGGCGCGGGTCGCCGGGATTATGGCGTCCAAGGAGACGCCGCGTCTCATCCCTCTCTGCCATCCGGTCAGGGTCAGCGGGGTGGAAATCAATTTCCTTTTAAATAAGGATAAAAGCAGGGTGGAGATAAAGGCCAGGGTAAAAGCCGTGGACAGGACCGGGGTGGAAATGGAGGCCATGACGGCGGTGGCGGGGTCTGCGCTCGCCCTCTACGACATGGTGAAAGCGGTGGACAGAAAAGCTTCCATCGAGGAGATCTGTCTGGTCTATAAAAGCGGCGGAAAAAGCGGCGTTTTTGAAAGGTGAACAAGTAAGTCACAGGTCACGAGTTAAGTCCTCAGTCCTCAGTCGAAAGTCCTGAGTCCAGGGCAGGGAAAGGATGAGGGATGAAGGCGGAAGGATGAAAGGGAGAAGTTGCGGGTCACGAGTCGCGAGTCACGAGTCACGAGTTACGGGTTTCGGAGTTCGAATTCCATCTTCTATCTTCTATATTCTATCTAATAACCTTGAACCTTGAACTTTTTAACCGGGAGGTGTAGTTCATGTACCGGGTAGCCGTGGTTACCGTTAGCGACAAGGGCGCGCGGGGCGAGCGTGAGGACACAAGCGGGCAAATGATCAAGGATATGCTGGCGTCCGAAGGACTGAAGGTGGAAGAGACGCGCACCGTCAGCGACGATCCCGGGCAAATAACAAACGTCTTGCTTGAACTGACAGGCGCGGGGATTGAACTGATCCTGACCACGGGCGGAACCGGGCTCGGTCCCCGGGACAACACCCCCGAGGCCACCCTGGCGGTGATCGAGCGTGAGGTGCCCGGGCTGACGGAGGCAATGCGGCTGGAAACCCGCAAATTTTCGGCGCGCGCAATCCTAAGTCGCGCAGTGGCCGGCATAAGGGGCAAAACCCTCATCGTTAACCTTCCCGGCAGCCAGAGGGGCGTGCGGGAATGCCTTCCGGTGATTCTCCCGGTTTTGGGACACGGTCTGGCGATCCTGACCGGCCGGACGGGCGAATGCGGCAAACCATAAGGCGGAGCCGATATTAACCACTGATAGACACGGATGGACACGGATTAAGATTAAATTATATCATCCTTATTTGTGGTAATCTGTGTTAATCCGTGGTTCAAATTATTTACTTTTAAGGAGTCAAAGAGTAAAAAGTGTGGCCCATTTTATTCCATATAGGCGGATACCCGATTCACAGTTACGGCGTTATGCTCGCCGTCGCCGTCCTGGTGGGGTTGACGGTGATGGAGCGCGAGGCCGCGCGACGGGGACTCGACCCCGACCATATCTTTAACCTCGCGCTGATCCTGGTCGTCGGCGGGGTTGTCAGCAGCCGCCTCGCGTACGTGATAATCGAGTGGCACAATTACGCCCCGGACCCCTTGTCCGTATTTAGAATCTGGGACGGCGGGCTTTCGTATTACGGCGCGCTGATCGCCGAACTTCCGGTTGTGGTATTGTACAGCCGCTTGAAGGCCATGCGGTTCGGCGAGGTGGCCGACATCGTCGCCCTCGGTCTGGCGGTGGGCTATCCCTTCGCACGCATCGGGTGCTTTCTCAACGGCTGCTGTTACGGCAAGCCCACCGATGTACCCTGGGCGATGGTTTTTACGGCCGACGGGATTGCAAGGCACCCAACGCAGCTTTATTCAGTTTTTATCGGCGCGCTCATCTTTCTTACGCTGTGGCTCATGCGCGGACGGAAGCGTTTTCCCGGCCAACTGGCCCTGCTTTATCTGGTGCTTTACGGAGTTTACCGGTTCGGGATCGATTTTCTGCGCGTCTCGCCGCCGGCAGGCGTTTACCTGACCCTCGGCCAGGCGGTAAGCCTTCTGGTGGCGGGCGGCGCTTTGGTCATTTTACTGATCAGGTTGGGGAAACTGCGGGACCGTTCCTGAAGTTTCGGAAAGGCAGGGCCTTAGGGCAACGGTTGTCTGGCAGGTGCTGGGCGCAGGGGCATTCCTGGTTGCTGCCGTCATTATGGGCCGGTTAATGAGAAAAAACCCTTCGAGGCGGTCTGTGCTCAAGGCATGTGGAATAATGCATTTTCTCGGGGTAACGGGGATAGTAATGCCGATGGGCTTCGGTTTCTTATACCCAGGTCTGACCGGATTTGATAGGGTACTGGGGATAGAACCGCTTCCATTTCGGTGGCTTCTAGCCATGCTGGGTGTCTTACTGATACTGCCGGGGTTATACTTAATCATTCATTCGGTGACGGCTCTCGGTGCGCAGGGTAAGGGGGCGCCCGCAATCATCCATTCCCAGGCGGTGGTTAAAAGCGACGTTTACGAATTGGTCCGGCACCCGATGTCATTAGGCATGTACCTGGCGGCACTCGGAGCAGGTCTAATGGCGGGGTCGACGTACCTGACGGCGGCTACGGCGCTGTATTTCATTCCGGTGCACGTCTTTTACCTTAAATATTTTGAAGAGTTAGAACTCGAACTCCGGCACGGTCAGTCATATAACGAATACAAACAAAGAACGCCTTTTCTCATTCCGAGGACGCTCAAGCGCATATAGCGTGTTTTACGGTGTAATGTTTGCGTTGAATGCCGCTGCTGCAGTATTTATATTCTGGATTCACGATGTTCTTGGCGTCTTGGCGGTGAGATTTATTTTTGGAGGAGTGATTTGAATGGTCAGACTGCGGGGACACCACCTTGTTTGCCTGAACTTTTTCCGCGGTGGGGGTTACAACCGTGAATTCAGAGAAAACCTTGCGGAAGTTATCGCCAAAGCCGAAAAGGGCGACAAGATAGAAGTGATACAGGGGGCGGATGATGTATGCCGGTCCTGTCCCGACCTCAAGGACGGAAAATGCGCCCATACTCCGGATTCGGACGCGGGAATCAGGCAGCTTGACGCAAAGGCGGCAGCTCGCCTCGGCGTTTCCCCCGGAGATACGGTGCTCTGGCGGGAGATGAAAGCCCGTGTCGCCGCAACCCCGAAGGAGTGGTTCCTATCCTTCTGCGACGCCTGCGAGTGGGAAAAGACCTGTGTGGAGAGAAAGAAAAACCTCGGGGTGTTGTAAAGATAACGTATCCAGACGTAGTTTTGCAACGGCCTTCTAAGGGAAGTCTGTAAGAAAGCTCATATAAAGATGGCCGAAAAGCGTCCCGGGGGAAAGAACTGATGTAAAACTTAAAAACGCGGTGTTTGCTACAGCACCATCTTCGGTTCTTCCGCCAGGATATAGACGTGTTCGTGTTCCTCGATCAGCGCCGCGATGGCGTCGAAGAAGCGGATTATGTGAGAGGCGCTTGATACGAGCCCGTTGAGGAAGTTCGTCAGGAACGAGTCTTCCACGTCTGTATCGATCATCAGGCTGAGGACGCCGTCGTCGTCGGCGTCCGGCGTCGGTCCGCCGTGCGGCTGGTAGAAGGCGGAAAGCCACTGGTATATCTCCCAGAATGACTTCCCTCCGGCATCCTCGCCGCGGCTGGTCATCCAGGCGTCCAAGACGCACACGAGGTCATTGGCGCTTGTTCGTGAAAGTTTTCCGATGATGTCATCCTGTCTTTCCCGCCGGCCTTCATAGTGGCGGAGCAGTTCCTGGTGCAGATAAAACATGGAGCCCGTGGCTTCCATTTGCGCCTTGGCGGCAAGGGCGGCGCAGATAGGGTTGCCGGAATTAAGCACGGTGAAGAAACCCCAGAGAAGGTTCGTCGATCTTATCAGCAGCAGGGAGGCGGCGAAACCTATGCTGTAGCCTTCCGGCATCCCCTCGGGACTGCACTCTAAATCAACCACTCTACTGACGCGTTCCACGTGGTTTTCATACCCGGCCCGGACGCTCTCCAACATCTCGTGAGACTGCGGGTATTCGTCCCACTCCCAGGACAACATTATAAGATCACCCCATGAAGTAGAAATAGGTTTGTTTTCGGCAAATCATTGAACGAACTCATTCTCTATACTATAAAGC
This window encodes:
- the moaC gene encoding cyclic pyranopterin monophosphate synthase MoaC, translated to MELTHIDAEGKARMVGVDEKPETLREAVACGALRVEPETLRLISAGEIPKGDVIAVARVAGIMASKETPRLIPLCHPVRVSGVEINFLLNKDKSRVEIKARVKAVDRTGVEMEAMTAVAGSALALYDMVKAVDRKASIEEICLVYKSGGKSGVFER
- the lgt gene encoding prolipoprotein diacylglyceryl transferase yields the protein MWPILFHIGGYPIHSYGVMLAVAVLVGLTVMEREAARRGLDPDHIFNLALILVVGGVVSSRLAYVIIEWHNYAPDPLSVFRIWDGGLSYYGALIAELPVVVLYSRLKAMRFGEVADIVALGLAVGYPFARIGCFLNGCCYGKPTDVPWAMVFTADGIARHPTQLYSVFIGALIFLTLWLMRGRKRFPGQLALLYLVLYGVYRFGIDFLRVSPPAGVYLTLGQAVSLLVAGGALVILLIRLGKLRDRS
- a CDS encoding DUF1284 domain-containing protein, coding for MVRLRGHHLVCLNFFRGGGYNREFRENLAEVIAKAEKGDKIEVIQGADDVCRSCPDLKDGKCAHTPDSDAGIRQLDAKAAARLGVSPGDTVLWREMKARVAATPKEWFLSFCDACEWEKTCVERKKNLGVL
- a CDS encoding MogA/MoaB family molybdenum cofactor biosynthesis protein; the encoded protein is MYRVAVVTVSDKGARGEREDTSGQMIKDMLASEGLKVEETRTVSDDPGQITNVLLELTGAGIELILTTGGTGLGPRDNTPEATLAVIEREVPGLTEAMRLETRKFSARAILSRAVAGIRGKTLIVNLPGSQRGVRECLPVILPVLGHGLAILTGRTGECGKP
- a CDS encoding methyltransferase: MLKACGIMHFLGVTGIVMPMGFGFLYPGLTGFDRVLGIEPLPFRWLLAMLGVLLILPGLYLIIHSVTALGAQGKGAPAIIHSQAVVKSDVYELVRHPMSLGMYLAALGAGLMAGSTYLTAATALYFIPVHVFYLKYFEELELELRHGQSYNEYKQRTPFLIPRTLKRI